In one Mycobacterium heckeshornense genomic region, the following are encoded:
- a CDS encoding TetR/AcrR family transcriptional regulator — protein MTAVAADTAPIDVDPFRRRLLDGLAASIRERGYRATTVADIVRHARTSKRTFYDQFVSKEQCFLELLRADSERLSAEIRAAVDPEADWHHQIRQAVDAYVGSIESRPAIALSWIRELPSLGAAARPVQRRGIELLTNLLVDLSGSPGFRRAGLPPVTPPLAVILLGGLRELTALAVEDGHDIRQIVEPAVAASVALLGPGHQSGS, from the coding sequence CGTCGACCCGTTTCGGCGCCGGCTGCTCGACGGTCTTGCCGCCTCGATCCGCGAGCGGGGATACCGTGCGACCACCGTGGCAGACATCGTCCGGCATGCGCGCACGTCGAAACGCACGTTCTATGACCAGTTCGTCAGCAAAGAGCAGTGCTTCCTGGAGTTGCTGCGCGCCGACAGCGAGCGGCTCAGTGCGGAGATCAGGGCCGCGGTCGATCCCGAGGCGGACTGGCATCACCAGATTCGTCAGGCGGTCGACGCCTATGTCGGCAGCATTGAATCTCGGCCGGCCATCGCGTTGAGTTGGATTCGCGAGCTTCCATCACTGGGTGCGGCGGCACGTCCGGTGCAGCGACGTGGCATAGAGCTGTTGACCAACCTGCTAGTTGACCTCAGCGGCAGTCCGGGGTTTCGCCGGGCCGGCCTGCCGCCGGTGACGCCGCCGTTGGCGGTGATCTTGCTGGGCGGCCTGCGGGAACTCACCGCGCTCGCGGTCGAAGACGGTCACGACATCCGCCAGATCGTCGAACCCGCAGTGGCTGCGTCCGTCGCATTGCTGGGCCCAGGACATCAAAGCGGCAGTTAA
- a CDS encoding alpha/beta fold hydrolase, whose translation MVSLPALDGVEHRFINVTDDVTIHVADAGPANGPAVMLVHGFPQNWWQWHRLIEPLAAEGYRVLCPDLRGAGWSSAPRSRYLKNDMANDLAGVIDRLGVGPVKLVAHDWGGPVAFIMMLRHPAKVSGFFGLNTVGPWATRDLTMIRHLWRFWYQIPIALPVIGPRVIADPKSRYSRMLVSWVGAGFTLPDDELEMYRECMRQPGHAVAGSRWYRTFQTTEVVRWLRGEFDDARVDVPVRWLHGTGDPVITPDLLRGYAERIPDFELELVDGVGHWIVEQRPELVLDRLHKFLKA comes from the coding sequence ATGGTCAGCTTGCCGGCTTTGGACGGTGTCGAGCACAGGTTCATCAACGTCACTGACGATGTGACGATCCACGTCGCCGATGCCGGTCCCGCCAACGGGCCGGCAGTGATGCTGGTGCACGGCTTCCCGCAGAACTGGTGGCAATGGCACCGCTTGATCGAGCCGTTGGCCGCCGAGGGCTACCGGGTGTTGTGTCCCGACCTGCGCGGCGCGGGATGGAGTTCGGCGCCGCGTTCTCGTTATCTCAAAAACGACATGGCCAACGACCTAGCAGGCGTGATAGACAGGCTCGGCGTAGGGCCCGTGAAGCTGGTCGCCCACGACTGGGGCGGTCCGGTCGCCTTCATCATGATGCTGCGCCATCCGGCGAAAGTCTCCGGATTCTTCGGCCTGAATACCGTCGGGCCGTGGGCAACTCGCGACCTTACGATGATCCGGCACTTATGGCGGTTCTGGTACCAGATTCCCATTGCGCTTCCGGTCATCGGTCCTCGGGTGATCGCGGATCCCAAATCGCGTTATTCCCGCATGCTGGTGTCGTGGGTGGGTGCTGGATTCACATTGCCCGATGACGAGCTCGAGATGTACCGGGAATGCATGCGCCAGCCCGGACACGCGGTGGCAGGGTCGCGGTGGTATCGCACTTTTCAGACCACCGAGGTGGTGCGCTGGTTACGCGGCGAATTCGACGACGCCCGAGTCGATGTGCCGGTTCGATGGCTGCACGGCACCGGCGACCCCGTGATCACGCCGGATCTGCTGCGCGGATACGCCGAGCGGATACCTGATTTCGAACTGGAGTTGGTCGACGGCGTCGGCCATTGGATCGTGGAACAACGCCCCGAATTGGTGCTCGACCGCCTGCACAAGTTCCTCAAAGCTTAA
- a CDS encoding phosphotransferase family protein — protein sequence MARLTAEELPAALEPVVRKMIPGADSAHIVNWRRAGGGYSTETYLFDLVELSGSSSLGLVFRRPPEDAVLPDYDLRRQFLTMQRLAASPVPVPTVRWIDADGTALGTPYFVMDRIDDVVTVSDVPPYQQAGIFADADEAGRAALWNGCLDIITKVHAVDPDRYRLGFLGLSRFGSTPPQQLANFLRYALKWASGDAPLHPVFTRALDWLDAHLYTPERVTLCWGDSRMSNVLYRRDYTPVAALDWEMAYLGDPAGDVAWMLMTDWISSPFEGHAPASGTPSREETLERYRRLTGHRLTNMRFADVTSALLLAVAMIRLNVKLAMEGVDLAEICAQRVEFVLGGD from the coding sequence GTGGCGCGTTTGACCGCCGAAGAACTACCGGCGGCGCTCGAACCCGTTGTCCGAAAGATGATTCCCGGCGCCGACTCGGCACATATCGTCAATTGGCGACGAGCCGGGGGCGGCTATTCCACCGAGACATATCTGTTCGACCTCGTCGAGTTGAGCGGATCGTCGAGTCTTGGCTTGGTATTTCGTCGCCCGCCCGAGGACGCGGTCCTGCCCGACTACGACCTGCGCCGACAGTTTTTGACCATGCAGCGATTGGCCGCCTCACCGGTCCCAGTGCCGACCGTCCGCTGGATCGACGCCGACGGGACCGCGCTGGGCACACCGTATTTCGTGATGGACCGCATCGACGACGTCGTCACCGTCAGCGACGTTCCGCCCTATCAGCAAGCGGGCATCTTCGCCGACGCTGACGAAGCGGGCCGCGCCGCGCTGTGGAACGGGTGCCTGGACATCATCACCAAGGTCCATGCCGTCGACCCGGACCGGTATCGGCTCGGCTTTTTAGGTCTGTCCCGGTTCGGCAGCACACCGCCGCAGCAGCTGGCCAATTTCCTTCGCTATGCGCTGAAGTGGGCCAGTGGGGATGCGCCGCTGCATCCGGTGTTCACCCGGGCACTCGATTGGCTCGACGCGCATCTGTACACCCCGGAGCGGGTCACGTTGTGCTGGGGCGACAGCCGGATGTCCAATGTGCTCTACCGCCGCGACTACACACCGGTCGCCGCGCTCGACTGGGAGATGGCCTATCTGGGTGATCCCGCCGGCGACGTCGCGTGGATGCTCATGACCGATTGGATCTCCAGCCCATTCGAAGGACATGCGCCGGCTTCTGGTACGCCGAGCCGCGAGGAAACCCTCGAGCGCTACCGGCGGCTTACCGGCCACCGGCTGACCAACATGCGGTTCGCCGACGTGACATCGGCGCTGCTGCTGGCCGTGGCGATGATCCGGCTGAACGTCAAGCTTGCGATGGAGGGTGTGGACCTGGCCGAAATCTGCGCGCAGCGTGTCGAGTTCGTGCTCGGCGGGGACTGA
- a CDS encoding TetR/AcrR family transcriptional regulator: MLAATRELLVEVGYQRTTIAAVARRAGVGAPTIYRRWPRREALIEDAAFGHTQPAPLPAATGNLYADLRAWVEAFLAQLADPVTRAAIPGLLVAYHRDETLYERLVSRSEEDVRAQLVELLAADGLQQRADAVFDLFGGVHRHPGIDGRAARGGEVLRPDRGSPDRTCLFVVAARSGPRC; the protein is encoded by the coding sequence GTGCTGGCCGCCACCCGAGAACTCCTGGTCGAGGTCGGCTATCAGCGAACGACGATCGCCGCGGTGGCCCGGCGCGCCGGGGTCGGAGCGCCGACGATCTACCGCCGTTGGCCTCGCCGAGAAGCGCTGATCGAGGACGCCGCGTTCGGTCACACACAGCCCGCGCCGCTGCCCGCCGCGACCGGCAATCTCTACGCCGACTTGCGGGCATGGGTTGAGGCATTCCTGGCCCAGTTGGCCGATCCGGTCACCCGTGCGGCCATCCCGGGCCTGCTGGTGGCCTATCACCGCGACGAAACGCTCTACGAGCGCCTGGTGTCGCGCAGCGAAGAGGATGTGCGCGCCCAGCTCGTCGAGCTGTTGGCCGCCGACGGGCTACAGCAGCGCGCTGACGCGGTGTTCGACCTTTTTGGTGGCGTCCACCGCCATCCGGGCATTGACGGTCGGGCTGCGCGAGGCGGAGAAGTTCTGCGACCGGACCGCGGAAGCCCTGACCGCACTTGCCTATTCGTCGTGGCAGCTCGATCCGGGCCCCGGTGCTAG
- a CDS encoding fatty acid desaturase family protein, which yields MSQPAITLTPDQVEALGRELDAIKQRVMADLGERDAAYIRRVIKTQRVLEIAGRVLLFAGIVPPAWLAGTAMLAVSKILDNMEIGHNVMHGQYDWMRDPSLCGRSFEWDTACPADQWRHSHNYLHHTHTNIVGMDRDIGYGILRMSERQRWHPYYLGNPIYAFLLMVLFQYGVALHELETERIRAGEISLADKRQTLEAIWRKTRRQLLRDYVAFPLLAGPFAPLVFAGNMSANLIRNVWSYIIIFCGHFPDGTQEFTIEETQDESRGMWYLRQILGSANLTGGRLFHLFSGNLSHQIEHHLFPDMPARRYAEIAPEIRQICARCGIPYNSGPVLRQFATVVRKIVRLALPPKSARPWAVRHEQRTAA from the coding sequence ATGTCACAGCCCGCGATTACCCTCACCCCCGACCAGGTCGAGGCGTTGGGTCGCGAACTCGACGCCATCAAGCAACGCGTTATGGCCGACCTCGGTGAACGCGACGCCGCCTACATCCGCCGGGTCATCAAGACCCAACGGGTACTCGAAATAGCCGGCCGTGTCCTGCTGTTCGCCGGGATTGTGCCACCGGCCTGGCTGGCGGGCACCGCGATGCTCGCGGTGTCGAAAATCCTGGACAACATGGAAATCGGGCACAACGTCATGCACGGCCAGTACGACTGGATGCGTGACCCGTCGCTTTGCGGTCGTAGCTTCGAGTGGGACACCGCGTGCCCGGCAGATCAATGGCGGCACTCACATAACTACCTGCACCACACCCACACCAACATCGTCGGCATGGACCGTGACATCGGCTACGGCATCCTGCGAATGAGCGAACGTCAGCGCTGGCATCCCTACTACCTGGGTAACCCCATCTACGCATTCTTGCTGATGGTGCTGTTCCAGTATGGCGTTGCGCTTCATGAACTGGAAACCGAACGCATCCGTGCCGGCGAGATCTCCCTGGCCGACAAGCGCCAAACATTGGAAGCGATCTGGCGCAAGACGCGCCGCCAGCTTTTGCGAGACTACGTCGCTTTCCCGCTGTTGGCCGGACCGTTCGCGCCGCTGGTCTTCGCCGGCAACATGTCGGCCAACCTGATCCGCAACGTCTGGTCGTACATCATCATCTTCTGCGGTCACTTCCCCGACGGGACGCAGGAATTCACCATCGAAGAGACTCAGGACGAGTCCCGCGGCATGTGGTATTTGCGACAGATCCTCGGTTCGGCAAACTTGACCGGCGGTAGGCTCTTTCATCTGTTCTCGGGCAACCTGTCGCACCAGATCGAGCACCATCTCTTTCCGGACATGCCGGCGCGCCGTTACGCAGAGATCGCACCCGAGATACGCCAGATCTGCGCGCGGTGCGGTATCCCGTACAACAGCGGGCCGGTGCTGCGCCAGTTCGCCACCGTGGTGCGCAAGATCGTCAGGCTGGCTCTTCCGCCGAAGAGCGCCCGACCGTGGGCCGTCCGCCACGAGCAGCGGACCGCCGCCTAG
- a CDS encoding ferredoxin reductase, with protein MFTQKLARNVQQRLAGSGLVDLLTGPHGIDRYTELVAPAWTPGEARAKVVDVRRSTPRSVTLTLAPNAAFTAELKAGQSVNLTVEINGRRHTRCYSPANAEGARRLELTIGRHDGGLVSTHLYERARPGMVVGLAGAGGEFVLPNPRPRRILFVSGGSGITPVMAMLRTLLAEAHDGEIAFVHYARNPAEACYRDELAMMTGVRVLHGYTRSGAGQLHGRFGPEHLAAAMSTPDAVFVCGPPALVDAVRGLCPSAHTENFVAPAFEPSSPASGGRITFADSGIDIIGDGRPILEQAEAAGLSPESGCRMGICRTCTRRKTAGVVRNLTTGAVSSAPDEDVQICVSVPLGDVELVL; from the coding sequence ATGTTCACTCAAAAACTCGCTCGGAACGTGCAGCAGCGGCTGGCCGGTTCGGGCCTGGTTGACCTGCTCACCGGCCCGCACGGCATCGACCGCTACACGGAGCTGGTGGCACCGGCATGGACGCCGGGCGAGGCGCGCGCCAAGGTCGTCGATGTTCGGCGGAGCACACCGCGCAGCGTCACCCTGACACTGGCTCCCAACGCCGCCTTCACTGCCGAGCTCAAGGCCGGCCAGTCGGTAAACCTCACCGTTGAGATCAACGGCCGCCGCCACACGCGCTGCTATTCGCCGGCCAACGCCGAGGGCGCCCGCCGTCTCGAGCTGACCATCGGGCGCCACGACGGCGGGCTGGTGTCGACCCACCTGTACGAGCGGGCCCGCCCGGGAATGGTGGTCGGTCTCGCCGGCGCCGGCGGCGAGTTTGTGCTGCCGAACCCGCGGCCGCGCCGGATTCTGTTCGTGTCCGGTGGCAGCGGCATCACGCCGGTGATGGCGATGCTGCGCACGCTGCTTGCCGAGGCCCACGACGGCGAGATCGCGTTCGTGCACTACGCGCGCAACCCGGCCGAGGCGTGCTACCGCGACGAGCTCGCCATGATGACCGGGGTGCGCGTGCTGCACGGCTACACCCGATCCGGTGCTGGCCAGCTGCACGGTCGCTTCGGTCCCGAGCACCTGGCCGCCGCCATGTCAACACCGGACGCGGTGTTCGTCTGCGGGCCGCCGGCGTTGGTGGACGCGGTCCGCGGGCTTTGCCCGAGCGCACACACCGAAAACTTCGTGGCGCCGGCATTCGAGCCATCGTCGCCCGCATCGGGTGGACGAATCACCTTCGCCGACAGCGGCATTGACATCATCGGCGATGGACGCCCGATACTCGAGCAGGCCGAAGCTGCTGGACTGTCGCCGGAAAGCGGCTGCCGGATGGGCATCTGCCGTACCTGCACCCGTCGTAAAACCGCCGGAGTGGTGCGCAACCTGACCACCGGCGCGGTGTCGTCCGCCCCCGACGAGGACGTGCAGATCTGTGTGTCCGTCCCCCTCGGCGACGTCGAACTGGTTCTGTAA
- a CDS encoding TetR family transcriptional regulator produces the protein MNSRTPDTRPHRPGQARSRERASREERKEATRRAIVAAALKLLGDRSFGSLSLREVAREAGIVPAAFYRHFESMEALGLVLIDESFRTLRDMLRGARAGRLDPNRVIESSVEILLASVTERREHWRFIGRERSSGMTVLRYAIRTEIRLITSELATDLARFPGLNAWSTEDLNVLATLFVNSMIVIAEAVEDAQSAEALEEIKRIAVKQLRMIAIGVAGWRSSP, from the coding sequence GTGAACAGCCGTACGCCTGATACGCGGCCGCACCGGCCCGGCCAGGCCCGCAGCCGCGAACGCGCCTCCCGGGAAGAACGCAAGGAGGCGACGCGCCGCGCCATCGTCGCCGCGGCGCTCAAGCTGCTTGGCGATCGCAGCTTCGGCAGCTTGAGCTTGCGCGAGGTGGCCCGCGAGGCCGGCATCGTGCCCGCGGCGTTTTACCGGCACTTCGAGTCGATGGAGGCGCTCGGGCTGGTCTTGATCGACGAGTCGTTTCGTACCCTGCGCGACATGCTGCGCGGTGCGCGCGCCGGCAGGCTGGACCCCAACCGGGTCATCGAGTCGTCGGTGGAGATTCTCCTCGCCAGCGTCACCGAGCGACGCGAGCACTGGCGCTTCATCGGGCGCGAGCGCTCCAGCGGAATGACCGTCCTGCGCTATGCCATCCGCACCGAAATCCGGCTCATTACTTCGGAACTCGCGACCGACCTCGCCCGCTTTCCCGGCTTGAACGCCTGGAGCACCGAGGATCTCAACGTGCTGGCCACGCTGTTCGTCAACTCGATGATCGTCATCGCGGAGGCCGTCGAAGACGCACAAAGCGCCGAAGCCCTCGAGGAGATCAAGCGGATCGCGGTCAAGCAGTTGCGCATGATCGCAATCGGGGTGGCCGGTTGGCGCAGCAGCCCGTGA
- a CDS encoding DUF427 domain-containing protein has translation MGTKMRDLLGGVLASLRYEPTEKRLRVRLGGELVADTRRGLLVWEPRRVVPTYAVPVSDLSARLEHAQAPADPADPPVLDPTVPFAAHSCPGEVFDVVVGETRCAAAAFRPHDPDLAHYAVLDFGAFEWREEDEPIVAHPHDPFKRIDILASTRHVRLELEGRLLAESSRPLLLFETLLPVRFYLPPDDVTVELEPSGTVTYCAYKGRASYYSVPGGPADLAWTYHHPLRDAEPVRDRIAFFDERVDVIVDGERRQRPATLWSR, from the coding sequence ATGGGCACCAAGATGAGGGACCTGCTCGGCGGCGTGCTCGCGTCACTGCGCTACGAACCCACCGAAAAGCGGCTGCGTGTTCGCCTCGGTGGCGAACTGGTCGCCGACACCCGCCGTGGGCTGCTGGTGTGGGAGCCGCGACGGGTGGTGCCGACCTACGCGGTGCCGGTCTCGGATCTCTCGGCGCGGCTGGAGCATGCCCAAGCCCCGGCGGATCCGGCAGACCCGCCGGTGCTGGATCCCACCGTCCCGTTCGCCGCGCACAGCTGCCCGGGCGAGGTGTTCGACGTGGTGGTCGGTGAGACGCGGTGCGCGGCCGCGGCGTTCCGTCCGCACGATCCGGATCTGGCCCACTACGCGGTGCTTGACTTCGGCGCGTTCGAGTGGCGCGAAGAAGACGAGCCGATCGTGGCCCACCCGCACGACCCGTTCAAACGGATCGACATCTTGGCGAGCACCCGCCACGTCCGGCTGGAACTGGAGGGCCGTCTGCTAGCCGAATCCTCACGGCCGTTGTTGTTGTTCGAGACGCTGCTGCCGGTGCGGTTCTATCTGCCCCCCGACGATGTGACAGTCGAGCTCGAGCCCAGCGGCACCGTAACCTACTGCGCGTACAAGGGCCGCGCGTCGTACTACTCGGTGCCCGGCGGCCCGGCCGATCTGGCCTGGACCTACCACCACCCCCTGCGTGACGCCGAGCCGGTGCGCGACCGGATCGCCTTCTTCGACGAGCGGGTGGACGTCATCGTCGACGGCGAGCGCAGGCAGCGTCCGGCTACCTTGTGGTCGCGCTAG
- a CDS encoding DUF4185 domain-containing protein produces MRATGKLADLTGPGITDRWGVTCTDLGASVRASNGMVVSVFGDTFSGDKVGDGDWRSPVILIGTGDATHPISYHRAGGYDPDYARQLWHYEHCDIGVNRRGISTVIPSDLLRVGESLYLHAMVNRGFGNVVWTEIWRSDDSGISWRHLGDRAKFPGRLHRGYAQCWSWDYDPDDGWVYVVSTGFQRDKGIIVRRVRPSGIADARRYSGWGVANGRWSWGRDPTPITPHGETWGELSLRRLPDGKWILGGFLSSHYALGYRVLDCPTAVHDVSLQRPVVGSAWEAEDHASNRVAQLYGGYVLPGSRVDLPGGVGLAVSQWNTAHGWPYRVMQFRATLRDTTRSSHGAADQITRSGRPRSTPAAED; encoded by the coding sequence ATGCGCGCAACCGGCAAGCTGGCCGATCTCACCGGCCCCGGCATCACCGACCGGTGGGGTGTGACGTGCACCGATCTCGGCGCGTCCGTGCGCGCGTCCAACGGCATGGTGGTGTCGGTGTTCGGAGACACCTTCTCCGGCGACAAGGTTGGTGACGGCGACTGGCGTTCACCGGTGATCCTGATTGGCACCGGCGACGCCACCCACCCAATCAGCTACCACCGCGCCGGCGGCTACGATCCCGACTACGCGCGCCAACTGTGGCACTACGAGCACTGCGACATCGGTGTGAACCGCCGCGGCATCAGCACGGTGATTCCCTCCGATCTGCTGCGGGTGGGCGAGTCTCTCTATCTGCACGCGATGGTCAACCGCGGTTTTGGCAACGTCGTCTGGACCGAGATCTGGCGCTCTGACGACAGCGGAATCTCGTGGCGGCACTTGGGTGATCGCGCGAAATTCCCCGGACGGCTGCACCGCGGTTACGCACAGTGCTGGTCGTGGGACTACGACCCCGACGACGGCTGGGTATATGTCGTGTCCACCGGCTTTCAGCGCGACAAAGGCATCATCGTGCGGCGCGTCCGCCCGAGCGGTATCGCAGATGCGCGCCGGTATTCGGGGTGGGGTGTGGCCAACGGTCGCTGGTCATGGGGTCGAGATCCGACCCCGATCACACCCCACGGCGAAACCTGGGGTGAACTGTCCTTGCGCCGGCTCCCCGACGGGAAATGGATCCTCGGCGGATTCCTCTCGTCGCACTACGCGCTCGGCTACCGGGTGCTCGACTGCCCCACCGCGGTGCACGACGTGTCGCTCCAGCGGCCGGTCGTCGGCTCGGCGTGGGAGGCCGAGGACCACGCCAGCAACCGGGTCGCGCAACTGTACGGCGGATACGTTCTTCCCGGGTCGCGAGTCGACCTGCCCGGCGGCGTGGGTCTTGCGGTCTCGCAGTGGAACACGGCGCACGGCTGGCCGTATCGAGTGATGCAATTTCGGGCGACGCTTCGCGACACCACCCGCTCGTCGCACGGCGCCGCCGACCAGATCACCCGATCCGGCCGGCCTCGCTCCACGCCTGCGGCGGAGGATTAG
- a CDS encoding SDR family NAD(P)-dependent oxidoreductase, whose amino-acid sequence MRFHRKTAFITGGATGLGRAFARALTGEGASVAIADIDRAAADRAAAELTAEGARAVAVTCDVANEQHVDTAVGLAIEQLGGIDILINNAGRHLTKYNQPFSVLSRDDIRELFEVNVIGVINCTLACRDSMRERGGGVVLNISSMAGFMNVSPYGVSKLAVRGLTVAFASELSPDRIRVNAIAPGLTNTESALAELPHGLVDDIVRERQLVHRLGTTDDVVSAMLYLCSDDSSFITGETLKVSGGYPLNF is encoded by the coding sequence GTGCGATTCCACCGGAAGACCGCCTTTATCACCGGCGGCGCGACGGGGCTGGGCCGAGCGTTCGCCCGCGCGCTAACCGGTGAAGGAGCGAGCGTGGCAATCGCCGATATCGACCGCGCCGCCGCAGATCGCGCCGCCGCCGAACTGACCGCCGAAGGCGCCCGTGCGGTCGCCGTGACGTGTGACGTCGCCAACGAACAGCACGTCGACACGGCTGTCGGTCTGGCGATCGAACAGCTGGGCGGCATCGACATCCTGATCAACAACGCCGGCCGTCACCTGACCAAGTACAACCAGCCGTTTAGCGTGCTTTCCCGCGACGACATCCGTGAGCTGTTCGAGGTGAACGTGATCGGTGTCATCAATTGCACTCTGGCATGCCGAGATTCGATGCGGGAGCGTGGCGGCGGCGTCGTGCTGAACATCTCGTCGATGGCCGGCTTCATGAATGTCAGCCCGTATGGCGTGTCCAAGCTGGCGGTGCGGGGCTTGACCGTCGCCTTTGCTTCCGAGCTGTCGCCTGACCGGATTCGCGTCAACGCGATCGCGCCGGGCCTGACCAACACCGAGAGTGCACTGGCCGAGCTGCCCCACGGGTTGGTCGACGACATCGTTCGCGAGCGTCAGCTCGTGCACCGGCTCGGCACCACGGACGACGTCGTGTCGGCCATGCTGTATTTGTGCTCAGACGATTCCTCCTTCATCACCGGTGAGACGCTGAAGGTCAGTGGCGGTTACCCGCTGAACTTCTAA
- a CDS encoding GNAT family N-acetyltransferase, with the protein MTIETRPARKADVRELSRVLGRAFYDDPVTIWMLPDDNARCARLPGLFATLTRHHHLAGGGVEVACDGPGIGAAALWDPPDRWKQSAREQLAMLPALIRTFGLRLSGARDAMELIQRHHPEEPHWYLAIIGSDTAVRGRGFGQALMRSRLDRCDAEHSPAYLESSKPDNVPYYERFGFTVTGEIVIPDGGPTLWPMWRAPR; encoded by the coding sequence GTGACGATCGAGACCCGTCCGGCCCGCAAAGCCGATGTCCGCGAGTTGTCGCGCGTATTGGGACGGGCCTTCTACGACGACCCGGTTACCATCTGGATGCTGCCCGACGACAACGCGCGCTGCGCGCGATTGCCCGGGCTGTTTGCCACGCTGACCCGCCACCACCATCTCGCGGGCGGCGGCGTCGAGGTGGCATGCGATGGCCCGGGCATCGGGGCTGCGGCACTGTGGGATCCGCCGGACCGGTGGAAGCAGTCGGCGCGCGAGCAGCTGGCGATGCTGCCCGCGCTGATCCGCACATTCGGCTTGCGGCTATCGGGTGCGCGGGACGCGATGGAACTGATTCAGCGTCACCACCCTGAGGAACCGCACTGGTACCTGGCCATCATCGGAAGCGACACGGCCGTGCGTGGCCGCGGATTCGGGCAGGCCCTGATGCGTTCACGGCTCGACCGTTGCGATGCCGAGCATTCCCCGGCCTATCTCGAGTCGAGCAAACCCGACAACGTGCCTTATTACGAGCGTTTCGGCTTCACGGTCACCGGCGAGATCGTGATACCCGACGGCGGGCCGACGCTTTGGCCGATGTGGCGGGCGCCGAGATAA
- a CDS encoding MaoC family dehydratase: protein MRTFESVAELAAAKGQTIGQSSWVTITQQEVNLFADATGDHQWIHVDPERAATGPFGTTIAHGFMTLSLLPRLLHEIYEVKGIKLAINYGLNKVRFPAPVPVGSKIRAQSSLVDVADVGDGAVQATLSTTIEIEGAAKPACVAESIVRYVS from the coding sequence ATGCGCACTTTCGAGTCAGTCGCCGAACTTGCCGCGGCCAAGGGCCAGACCATCGGCCAGAGCAGCTGGGTGACCATTACTCAGCAAGAGGTCAACCTGTTCGCCGACGCGACCGGCGACCATCAGTGGATCCATGTAGACCCGGAACGCGCGGCCACCGGGCCGTTCGGCACCACCATCGCGCACGGGTTCATGACGTTGTCGCTTCTTCCGCGCCTGCTGCATGAGATCTACGAGGTCAAGGGCATCAAGCTCGCCATCAACTACGGCCTGAACAAGGTGCGCTTCCCCGCACCGGTGCCGGTGGGCTCGAAGATACGGGCGCAAAGCTCGCTGGTCGACGTCGCCGACGTCGGTGACGGCGCAGTGCAGGCGACGCTGTCGACAACCATCGAGATCGAGGGGGCGGCCAAGCCGGCCTGCGTGGCGGAAAGCATCGTGCGCTACGTTTCCTGA
- a CDS encoding metallophosphoesterase family protein: MRLLLLADTHIPQRARDLPAQVWDEVAAADVVLHAGDWTALQLLDQVEARARRLVACWGNNDGAVLRSRLPQRADVILGGVRFTVVHETGSAQGREARMSRRYPDTDVVVFGHSHIPWNTTTGTGLRLLNPGSPTDRRRQPYCSYMTATVDDGVLTGVALHRL, translated from the coding sequence GTGAGGCTTTTACTGCTTGCCGACACCCACATCCCGCAACGAGCTCGTGACCTGCCCGCACAGGTGTGGGACGAGGTCGCGGCGGCCGATGTCGTGCTGCACGCCGGGGACTGGACAGCCTTGCAACTCCTCGACCAAGTCGAAGCCCGGGCGCGCCGGCTGGTGGCGTGTTGGGGAAACAACGACGGGGCCGTGTTGCGCTCGCGGCTGCCGCAGCGAGCAGACGTCATCCTCGGCGGTGTGCGTTTCACGGTCGTGCATGAGACCGGCAGCGCCCAGGGTCGCGAGGCGCGAATGTCGCGTCGCTACCCCGATACCGACGTCGTCGTGTTCGGGCACAGCCACATCCCATGGAATACCACGACCGGAACCGGCCTGCGGCTGCTGAATCCGGGCTCGCCCACCGATCGGCGCCGCCAACCGTACTGCAGCTACATGACCGCCACGGTCGACGACGGCGTCCTCACCGGCGTGGCGCTCCACCGCCTCTGA